The genomic region GATTATCGTGCCTGGGTGCTTCAGGCGACCACCGATTTCTGGAACGGCTTTCGCGCGAAGTTCAAAAAACTCTGGGAGGAGAACGGGACAGGCGACGCCTATCCCGCGCCGCTGTTCGCCTCCGAGGCGGGCCAGAAGCGGCTCGCGGCAGAACGCGAAGCCTATCTCGACCGGCTTTTCGCCGACACGCTCGGCTTTGCTGCCGCCAAGATCATCCGCCGCATTCTTGGGCTCGCCCACAACATCGATCTGGAAAAGATCACCGACGAGCGCGTGCGGGCCACCGCGGAGGCCCGCTGCCTGCGGCTCGCGCGCGACATGATGGTGAATACGGGCGCCTATGGCTCGATCGAGGCCGTCTGCGGCCAGGCCGAGCGACTGAATGGTTGGGAGCCGAAGCTTGGGGGGTAGGGCTGATTGTCGAAAAAGGCGCGAGCAGGCCGACCGGCGGTGCTTGCATTGCCTCGTCGAGAGGCGCCGGATGCGCTGATTTTGCATGTGGTAAGTGGCTCTTCCGTCCCTTCCACGTCTAAAGACGGCTACCTGAAAATGGTCAGTGGACCGCAATTGTCATCCGCAATGAAGATCGCCAAGAGATCCGCTGTTTTGGTCGAGCTGGCGTTCTCCGCAAAAAGATGGATGGCACCTGGAGGCTCGAACCAAGTCTCGCCGGCGGCGTAGGTGCCGGTGCTTTCTCCGGCCAGTCGGGAACGAATGGTGCCGTCAAGAACATAGGCCGTGACCGAGCCGGGATGTTGATGCTCGGGTGTGAAGGCGTTTGGCGGGAAATGCACGAACGCCGTCGTGATCGACTTGCCTTCGACGTCTGGCAAAGACGTGCATGCCACGATCCTCGTGGAAGTCTTGGGGCGCGCCGATGCGCCGGGCTCGGCCGTGTTGCTCATCTCGTTCATCTGGTGAAAGCGAAACTGGGGCGGGGGGTAGAGGGAGGCCGCAGCAGCGGCAGCGAGGAGGATACCCACGGTCCAACTCCGACCGGGCGACGTGGAACGCTCCAAGGGGCGGTCATGGGACCGAAGCATCAAGCTCATATCGGGGTTTCCCCCATACGCAAGTCGGCGGACCAGGCGAGGTTATGCCTCGCCTTCTCGCTGAGAACCGTGCCGTCGTCCTCGGCGATGTTGTAGATGCCTGCTTCGCCCCGATCGGCGGCGAGAAGAGCAGCATATGCCGCCGCGTCGACATGCACGGGCGCTGCCCCGGCCGCTTTGGCGATGCCGGTTCCGGGGCCGTAAAGCCGCCCGTAGCGTAGGATCACACCTTCGAACGGACTCGTGAGGACCTGCCTTTCCAAACTTGCCACGCCGCGCGCGGAAATGCCCGCCCGGCCTGATGCCTCGATCGCAAGCGCATCGCCCTCCCGGTGAGGCAAAGGTCCATCTGCGTAGGCGAAGGCAACGCTTTGCGCGATGAAGCGCTGAACGTGTCCCGCCGTCGCGGCGGCGACGAGATTGCGCGTGCCCTCGTCGCGGATCCGGGCATTTCGTGCGGTCGCCTCTTCCATCTCCGCCGGATCGATGCCGGGCGGAAGGTCGGTCAGTTGATGGATGACGATGTCGGGCCTTGCGTGCGTAACGGCTTCTTCGAGGCATGCCGCGTCGAACACGTCGCCGACGACAGGCTCAGCCCCAAGTGCTGCAAGCTCTGCACATTTCTCTTTATGGCGTGTCAGACCAACGACCCGCCAACCTTGAGCTATGAGCATCGGAACCAGTCGGCGCCCGACCGCGCCGCTTGCTCCCGCCACAAAAACCTTTCCCGCCATACCGCACACCCTTTCGTCTCGCCCGGATCTTAATTATCATAGCTCTGATAATATATCAGGGTACTGATAATGAGCAAGAGTGCCGATCAAGCGAAATTGCCCGAGACTGGTGAAGGCAAACGCGGTGAGGACGGATATCTTGGCTATCTGCTGCGACAGGCCGCTGCGGCTCATCGCTTGCGCATGGATCGCGCCTTGGCCGACCTTGAGGTCACGCCGCCACAATTTGCGGTGATGACGATGGTGAAGGCGTATCCGGGCCAGTCCAACGCCGACATCGCGCGTATGGCCCTCCTTACGCCCCAGACGACGAATGTGATCGTGGCGAACCTGGAGCGCGCCGGACATATCCAGCGCCGGCCGCACGAGGTGCACCGCAGGATTCTGCGGATCGACCTGACCCCATCTGGGCACGACCTACTGCAAGCGTGCCGTTCGCGCGTGCAGGCGGTGGAGGCGGAACTTGCTCAAGGCTTCAGCGAGGAAACCACAGCCGAAATCCGCCGCTGGTTGGTCGCCGTATCGCGGCTGAATGCGGGTTGACGGTGGGATCGCCGCTCAAGCCGCCACCCGCACTCTTTCCGGGAACGCTGCGGCGATCGCCTCGGCTGTCGGCTCGATGACGCCGCGTTCGGTCACGAGGCCGGTGACGAGGCGGGCGGGTGTCACGTCGAAGGCGTAATTGGCAACCGGTGAGCCGTCCGGGATGATGGTGACGGTTTCGATTTCGCCCGCCGCCGTGCGCCCGGTGATTTTCGCCACTTCGTCGCCGGAGCGTTCTTCGATCGGGATTTCTTTGACGCCGTCATGGACGCGAAAATCGATCGTCGGCGAGGGCAGGCCGACATAAAACGGCACGGCATTGTCGCGCGCGGCGAGCGCTTTCAAATAGGTGCCGATCTTGTTGCAGACGTCGCCCGAAGCCGTCGTGCGGTCGGTGCCGACGATCACCATGTCGACCAGCCCATGCTGCATGAGATGGCCGCCGGTGTTGTCGGCAATCACCGTATGCGGCACGCCGTGATGGCCGAGTTCCCAGGCGGTCAGTGAGGCGCCCTGGTTGCGGGGCCGCGTCTCGTCGACCCAGACATGGACGGGAATGCCCGCCTCATGCGCCATATAAATCGGCGCCGTCGCCGTGCCCCAATCGACGGTCGCCAGCCAGCCGGCATTGCAATGGGTGAGGATGTTGACCGTCTCGCCCGGCCGCTTGCCCGCGCAGATCGCCTCGATGATGGGAAGACCGGCGCGACCGATACCGCGGTTGATCTCGACATCCTCGTCGGCGATTTCGGCGGCACGCTCGTAGGCGCGCGCCGGTCGCTCGCTCGGCGATAGCGGCGACAGGGCCTGCATCATCTCGTCGAGCGCCCAGCGGAGATTGATGGCCGTCGGGCGGGTCGCATGAAGTTGGTTGTAGGCGGTGGAGAGTGCATGGTTGGAGGGATCGCTGCGGGCCGCGAGCGCCATGCCGTAGGCGGCGGTGGCCCCGATCAGGGGGGCGCCGCGCACCAGCATGTCCTTGATGGCGGTTGCCGCGTCCTCCATCGTCTCAAGGCGTGCGATCTCGAAACGATGCGGCAGCTTCGTCTGGTCGATGATCTCGACGGTCTCACCGTCGTCACCCAGCCAGATGGTGCGATAGGGCGTGCCATCGACCTGCATCTCGTCCTCCTGCAGAATACACCGAACATGGTCGGAGCGCCGCGCCGGCCTGTCAATGAGGCGCAGATGCAGGGCGCATCCCTGCGCGCCGCATGGCGGGGCATGCGTGTCCGTGCTAGCCACCGGATCGGAGGTGGGAGATGAGCAAGACAGAGAAAGCGCTGAGGAAGGCGATCATCGCCGCCTGTCGCGAGATGAATGCAAGCGGCCTCAATCAGGGCACGGCCGGCAATATTTCGGCACGCTACAAAGACCGGCTGTTGATCACGCCGAGCGGCATTCCCTATGACGAGCTGGAGCCGGAGATGATCGCGGCCCTGCCTCTTAATGGCGAATACGGCGCCTTTGAGGGGCCGAATAAGCCGTCGAGCGAGTGGCGGTTTCATCTCGACATTGCCAAGGCACGGCCGGAGATCGGCGCCACCGTGCACACGCATGCACCCTATGCGACCACGCTCGCGATCGCGCGGCGCGAGATCCCGGCCTGCCACTACATGGTGACCGCCTTCGGCGGGGCGGAGATCCGCTGCGCCCCCTATCGCAAATTCGGCTCTAAGGAATTGTCCGAGGTCGCGCTCGAAGCTCTTCAGGGCCGAAAAGGCTGCCTTCTCGCCAATCACGGCATGATCGCGATCGGCGCCGATCTGGAGCGGGCGATGTGGCTTGCCGTCGAGCTCGAAGCGCTCGCCCGGCACTACTATCAGGCACTTCTGATCGGCGGCCCGGTGCTTCTCTCTCAAGAAGAGATTGCCGAAGCGGGCGAGCTCATGTCCGGCTACGGGCTTGCCGTGGAGCAGGCGCGCGACGCCTGAGACGCCGCGCGCAAATATCACTCACGGAACCAGGGGTGGGGGAGGCTTAGGACGCCTCCGCCTCTTGCGTTGCAGCGGCTGCCTGTTCCGCCTCTCTGCGGGCTTCCTGGCTCATGAAAGCCGCGGCCATCAGCTCTTTGGTGTAGTCCTTCTTCGGGCGGGCGAAGACGTCTTCCGTCAGCCCTTCTTCCACGACCTTGCCTTCCTTCATGACGATGACGGTATCGGCAAGCGCCCGCACCACCGAGAGATCGTGGCTGATGAAGAGATAGGAGAGGTTGTGCTCGCGCTGCAATTTGCGCAACAGGTCGACGATCTCCTTCTGCACCGAGCGATCGAGCGCCGAGGTCGGCTCATCGAGGACGAGCACTTTCGGCTTCAAGATCATGGCGCGGGCGATCGCGATCCTCTGCCGCTGGCCGCCGGAGAATTCGTGTGGATAGCGGTTGCGCATCGCCGGATCGAGCTGCACTTCCTTGAGCGCCTCCACGGCGCGGCGGTCGCGTTCTTTGCGGCCGAGCTCCGGCTCGTGGACGAGAAGCCCTTCGGTGATGATCTGGCCGACCGTGAGGCGCGGCGACAGCGAACCGTAAGGGTCCTGGAAGACGATCTGCAATTGTCGGCGCAAAGGTCGATCACGGCGAAGATCCGCGCCGGTCAGATCCTGACCTTCGAAAATGATGTCGCCGCGGCTTGAAATGAGGCGCAACAGCGCGCGCCCGAGCGTCGATTTGCCGGAGCCCGATTCGCCGACGATGCCGATCGTCTGCCCCTGCCTCAAGGTCAAAGACAGGTTGTCGACGGCTTTCAATTCGAAGGAATTCTTGCCGAAGAGGCCTTCCTTGATCTTAAAGGAGACGGAGACGCCGCGCCCCTGAAGGAGCACGGGGGCGGTATCGGGGACCGGCTCTTTGTGTCCCTCCGGCTCTGCGGCGAGGAGCATTTTCGTATAGGGGTGCTGCGGACGTACGAAGATCTCGCTGACGGCGCCCTGTTCCACCACTTCGCCTGCGCGCATGACATAGACGCGGTCGGCGAAGCGGCGAACGATGCCGAGATCGTGGGTGATGAAAACGATCGCCATGCCGAGACGATCCTGAAGATCCTTCAGAAGCCTGAGGATTTCCGCCTGGATCGTTACGTCGAGGGCGGTCGTCGGTTCGTCTGCGATGAGGATGTCGGGATCGTTGGCGAGTGCCATGGCGATCATGACGCGCTGGCGCTGGCCGCCGGACATTTCATGCGGATAGGCGTCGAGACGGCGTTCGGCATTCGGAATGCGCACGAGTTTCAGAAGTTCGAGCGCTTTTGCCCGCGCCGCCTTGGCGCTCAGCCCTCCGTGATGGATCATCGGTTCGGCGATCTGCCGGCCGATCCGATAGAGCGGGTCGAGCGAAGACATCGGCTCCTGGAAGATCATGGTGATCTTGTCGCCGCGGATGCGGTTGAGCCGGCGCGGGGAGAGGCGCAGAAGGTCCTCGCCGCGATAGAGCGCCTCGCCACTGGCCCGGCCGTTTGAGGCCAGAAGCCCCATCAGCGACATGACGGTCTGGCTCTTGCCGGAGCCGGATTCGCCGACGATGGCGACGGTTTCGCCAGAGGCGACATCGAAATTGACGCCGCGCACGGCATCGACCTGACCGTCGGCGAGCTTGAAGCTCACCTTGAGATCGCGGACGGACAGCACGTTTTCATTGGTGCTCATGTCAGCGGTCCTTTGGATCGAGCGCGTCGCGCAGGCCATCGCCAATGAAGTTCAGCGAAAACAGGATGAGGGCAAGCGCGATCGAGGGATAAATGAGGAGCCAGCTTGCCCCTTGCATGTTCTTGGCGCCTTCGGAAATGAGCACGCCGAGGCTTGTCAGAGGCTCCTGGACGCCGAGACCGAGGAAGGAGAGGAAACTCTCCAGGAGGATCACCTTCGGCACCAGGAGCGTCATGTAGACGGCGACCGGACCCAAAACGTTCGGGATGATGTGGCGGCGCACGATACCTGCGTTGGAGACGCCCAACGCCTCCGCCGCCTCGACGAATTCACGTCGTTTCAGGCTCAGCGTCTGACCACGCACGATACGCGCCATGTCGAGCCATTCGATGGCGCCGACTGCGATGAACATCAGCACGAAATTGCGCCCGAAGAAGACCACGAGCAGGATGACGAAGAAGATGAAGGGCAGCGAATAGAGCACATCGACGAGGCGCATCATGACGTTGTCGACGCGCCCGCCCAGATATCCGGCGGTGGCGCCGTAGGCGACCCCGATCACCAGGGCGACAACCGTCGCCAGAAGTCCGATGGCGAGCGAGATGCGGATCGCCATGAAGATACGCGCCAGGAGATCGCGCCCGTTGCCGTCGGTGCCAGCAATGAAATAAAGCCGCGCGACGTCGGCTTCGAGCACCGCGGAACGGCCATTGGCCGACGTCTCCGTGATCTGGGCGTTGGAGAAGAGGTCGGAGCGGTCGACATAGCGCGTGATGCGCGGATCGACTTCGTCCTCATCGGTGATCTCGGCGCGCACTTTGTCGCCTTCGACCTCGACGGAGGCGACGTCGACACGGGCGCGGGCAAGCGAGCGTTCCATCTCCGGCACGATGCGCTCTTCATGCGGGTAAGCTTCAAGGCTCGCCGGCACGCGCACATATTCCGAATAGACGCGGTCATAAGGATGCGGCCACACGAGAGGCCCGACAATGGAGGCGGCTGCCATGACGACGAGAATGAACAGGCTCGTCATCGCCGCCTTGTTGCGCCTGAGGCGCACCAGCGCGTCCTGCCACAGCGAGCGGCCGGAGATCGTCGGCTCGTCGAGTGTGATGGGTTCTTCAGCGATCGACATGTTCTGGCTCAATCGTAGCGGACGCGCGGATCGAGCCACGCGTAGACAAGGTCGACGATCATGTTGAACACGACCACGAAGATGGAGACGACCACGACGGTGCCCATGACGAGCGTGTAGTCGCGATTGAGTGCCGCCTGGACGAAATAGCGACCGATGCCCGGAATGCCGAAAATCGTTTCCACGACAATGGAGCCGGTCAGGAGTGCCGCAGCGGCGGGCCCGAGATAGGAGACGACCGGCAGAATGGCCGCCCGGAGGGCATGCACCATGACGACAACCCGGGTCGGCAGGCCATAGGCTCGCACCGTGCGCACGTGATCTGAGCGCAAGGCCTCGATCATGGCGCCACGGATGAGGCGCGCGACGATGGCGATCTGCGGCAGAGCGAGCGTCACGATGGGCAGGATCTTGTTGGGAAAAGCGCCATTGCCCCAGCCGCCGGCCGGGAGCCAGCCGAGCGACACGCCGAAAATCAAGGAAAGCACGGG from Rhodopseudomonas julia harbors:
- the mtnA gene encoding S-methyl-5-thioribose-1-phosphate isomerase — protein: MQVDGTPYRTIWLGDDGETVEIIDQTKLPHRFEIARLETMEDAATAIKDMLVRGAPLIGATAAYGMALAARSDPSNHALSTAYNQLHATRPTAINLRWALDEMMQALSPLSPSERPARAYERAAEIADEDVEINRGIGRAGLPIIEAICAGKRPGETVNILTHCNAGWLATVDWGTATAPIYMAHEAGIPVHVWVDETRPRNQGASLTAWELGHHGVPHTVIADNTGGHLMQHGLVDMVIVGTDRTTASGDVCNKIGTYLKALAARDNAVPFYVGLPSPTIDFRVHDGVKEIPIEERSGDEVAKITGRTAAGEIETVTIIPDGSPVANYAFDVTPARLVTGLVTERGVIEPTAEAIAAAFPERVRVAA
- a CDS encoding class II aldolase/adducin family protein; amino-acid sequence: MSKTEKALRKAIIAACREMNASGLNQGTAGNISARYKDRLLITPSGIPYDELEPEMIAALPLNGEYGAFEGPNKPSSEWRFHLDIAKARPEIGATVHTHAPYATTLAIARREIPACHYMVTAFGGAEIRCAPYRKFGSKELSEVALEALQGRKGCLLANHGMIAIGADLERAMWLAVELEALARHYYQALLIGGPVLLSQEEIAEAGELMSGYGLAVEQARDA
- a CDS encoding NAD-dependent epimerase/dehydratase family protein — translated: MAGKVFVAGASGAVGRRLVPMLIAQGWRVVGLTRHKEKCAELAALGAEPVVGDVFDAACLEEAVTHARPDIVIHQLTDLPPGIDPAEMEEATARNARIRDEGTRNLVAAATAGHVQRFIAQSVAFAYADGPLPHREGDALAIEASGRAGISARGVASLERQVLTSPFEGVILRYGRLYGPGTGIAKAAGAAPVHVDAAAYAALLAADRGEAGIYNIAEDDGTVLSEKARHNLAWSADLRMGETPI
- a CDS encoding ABC transporter permease; translation: MSIAEEPITLDEPTISGRSLWQDALVRLRRNKAAMTSLFILVVMAAASIVGPLVWPHPYDRVYSEYVRVPASLEAYPHEERIVPEMERSLARARVDVASVEVEGDKVRAEITDEDEVDPRITRYVDRSDLFSNAQITETSANGRSAVLEADVARLYFIAGTDGNGRDLLARIFMAIRISLAIGLLATVVALVIGVAYGATAGYLGGRVDNVMMRLVDVLYSLPFIFFVILLVVFFGRNFVLMFIAVGAIEWLDMARIVRGQTLSLKRREFVEAAEALGVSNAGIVRRHIIPNVLGPVAVYMTLLVPKVILLESFLSFLGLGVQEPLTSLGVLISEGAKNMQGASWLLIYPSIALALILFSLNFIGDGLRDALDPKDR
- a CDS encoding MarR family winged helix-turn-helix transcriptional regulator is translated as MSKSADQAKLPETGEGKRGEDGYLGYLLRQAAAAHRLRMDRALADLEVTPPQFAVMTMVKAYPGQSNADIARMALLTPQTTNVIVANLERAGHIQRRPHEVHRRILRIDLTPSGHDLLQACRSRVQAVEAELAQGFSEETTAEIRRWLVAVSRLNAG
- a CDS encoding ABC transporter ATP-binding protein, coding for MSTNENVLSVRDLKVSFKLADGQVDAVRGVNFDVASGETVAIVGESGSGKSQTVMSLMGLLASNGRASGEALYRGEDLLRLSPRRLNRIRGDKITMIFQEPMSSLDPLYRIGRQIAEPMIHHGGLSAKAARAKALELLKLVRIPNAERRLDAYPHEMSGGQRQRVMIAMALANDPDILIADEPTTALDVTIQAEILRLLKDLQDRLGMAIVFITHDLGIVRRFADRVYVMRAGEVVEQGAVSEIFVRPQHPYTKMLLAAEPEGHKEPVPDTAPVLLQGRGVSVSFKIKEGLFGKNSFELKAVDNLSLTLRQGQTIGIVGESGSGKSTLGRALLRLISSRGDIIFEGQDLTGADLRRDRPLRRQLQIVFQDPYGSLSPRLTVGQIITEGLLVHEPELGRKERDRRAVEALKEVQLDPAMRNRYPHEFSGGQRQRIAIARAMILKPKVLVLDEPTSALDRSVQKEIVDLLRKLQREHNLSYLFISHDLSVVRALADTVIVMKEGKVVEEGLTEDVFARPKKDYTKELMAAAFMSQEARREAEQAAAATQEAEAS
- a CDS encoding cupin domain-containing protein — encoded protein: MSNTAEPGASARPKTSTRIVACTSLPDVEGKSITTAFVHFPPNAFTPEHQHPGSVTAYVLDGTIRSRLAGESTGTYAAGETWFEPPGAIHLFAENASSTKTADLLAIFIADDNCGPLTIFR
- the oppB gene encoding oligopeptide ABC transporter permease OppB translates to MLSYVLRRLATAIPTLFVIITMSFFLMRVAPGGPFNLERPLEAKVMENLNRIYHLNEPLWRQYLLYLNNLLHGDLGPSFVYRDFSVGDLFAAGLPVSIQLGASALTLALIIGTVLGSIAALKQNSTIDYLVVGVATFGITIPPFVVAPVLSLIFGVSLGWLPAGGWGNGAFPNKILPIVTLALPQIAIVARLIRGAMIEALRSDHVRTVRAYGLPTRVVVMVHALRAAILPVVSYLGPAAAALLTGSIVVETIFGIPGIGRYFVQAALNRDYTLVMGTVVVVSIFVVVFNMIVDLVYAWLDPRVRYD